In Persicimonas caeni, a single window of DNA contains:
- a CDS encoding SDR family oxidoreductase yields the protein MVERIVIVGTGYVGLELARQAIERGFAVTGTSRSPETLARLEGMGATGLRFDVLDDPVEKLAEVLDEHAAVVYSVPTVYRDYEEAESGMPRHVEPVDRVLQTCAGAGVERFVYLSSTSVYGDQDGAWVDEGTPRAPTSPYGKMRRDIENQVLDYDRDMAVNIARLVGIYGPGRTILEYIKSGRYKLVDGGKKPTNRVHVYDIAQSILAMIERGPQGGRVYNVSDGDPRTVAELVDFLVDRLGVERPEEVSFEQYAKTRGPNVAARWKNTYRCSNNRLVDELGVSLRYPNVLEGYRAIFGLGEEGD from the coding sequence ATGGTCGAACGCATCGTCATTGTGGGCACCGGATATGTGGGCTTGGAGCTTGCGCGCCAAGCGATCGAGCGCGGGTTTGCGGTCACCGGGACCAGCCGCTCGCCCGAGACGCTGGCCAGGCTCGAGGGGATGGGGGCGACGGGGCTTCGCTTCGACGTGCTCGACGACCCGGTCGAGAAGCTCGCCGAGGTGCTCGACGAGCATGCGGCGGTGGTCTACAGCGTGCCCACCGTCTACCGCGACTACGAGGAGGCCGAGTCGGGCATGCCGCGCCACGTCGAGCCGGTCGATCGCGTGCTGCAGACGTGCGCCGGCGCCGGCGTCGAGCGATTCGTCTACCTGTCGTCGACGTCGGTCTACGGAGATCAGGACGGTGCCTGGGTCGACGAGGGCACCCCGCGCGCGCCGACCTCGCCGTACGGCAAGATGCGTCGGGATATCGAGAATCAGGTGCTCGACTACGACCGCGACATGGCGGTCAATATTGCCCGGTTGGTGGGCATCTACGGGCCGGGGCGCACCATCCTCGAGTACATCAAGTCGGGGCGCTACAAGCTCGTCGACGGCGGCAAGAAGCCGACCAACCGCGTGCACGTCTACGATATCGCCCAGTCGATCTTGGCGATGATCGAGCGCGGCCCGCAGGGCGGTCGGGTCTACAACGTCAGCGACGGCGACCCGCGCACGGTCGCCGAGTTGGTCGATTTTCTGGTGGACCGACTCGGGGTCGAGCGCCCCGAAGAGGTGAGCTTCGAGCAATACGCAAAAACGCGCGGCCCCAATGTGGCCGCGCGCTGGAAAAACACCTACCGCTGCTCCAACAACCGCCTGGTCGACGAGTTGGGCGTGTCGCTGCGATACCCGAACGTGCTCGAGGGGTATCGGGCGATCTTTGGGTTGGGGGAGGAGGGGGACTAA
- a CDS encoding DUF2505 family protein has protein sequence MAKISVTDKVTYPRELVYRTFRDDLDDLDAYLPDIESITTKDREDIDDNTTKVVRVWKAKDEEIPKLARKFIKPEMLQWTDTAVWHKDEWTCDWDMEVGFLSDAITAKGTNRYIDKGDEVEIIIDGTLEVDARQIPGVPGMLAGRVGKAVEDFVVKMITPNLKDVNRGMEKYLAENE, from the coding sequence ATGGCCAAGATCAGCGTCACCGACAAAGTCACTTACCCGCGCGAGCTCGTCTACAGAACCTTCCGCGACGACCTCGACGACCTCGACGCCTACCTTCCCGACATCGAGTCGATCACCACCAAAGATCGCGAAGACATCGACGACAACACCACCAAGGTGGTGCGCGTCTGGAAGGCCAAAGACGAAGAGATCCCCAAGCTCGCCCGCAAGTTCATCAAGCCCGAGATGCTGCAGTGGACCGACACGGCCGTGTGGCACAAAGACGAGTGGACCTGCGACTGGGACATGGAGGTCGGCTTCTTGTCCGACGCAATCACGGCCAAGGGGACCAACCGCTACATCGACAAGGGTGACGAGGTCGAGATCATCATCGACGGCACCCTCGAGGTCGACGCCCGCCAGATCCCCGGCGTCCCCGGCATGCTCGCCGGCCGCGTGGGCAAAGCGGTCGAGGACTTCGTCGTCAAGATGATCACCCCGAACCTCAAAGACGTGAACCGGGGGATGGAGAAGTATTTGGCGGAGAATGAGTAA
- a CDS encoding FIST signal transduction protein yields the protein MSDQQPKASVKVAANAIEDTARAVTALLDELDAEHAKLTMVFYGGDHDDKVIARALDSTTGARGVAGTTAGELSCKGFSHNSMTGMSFHGDGVRAAVEIVPKLRQLSLVPIVHLPGKLARGIGRSKSELDPERHLWLFMVDGHSGKEGLLTPFFMQAAPRLGLVGASLGDGEDFRHARVAHHGRVYRDAAAAILLEYDSPFETFKHTHMELTDRHVEVTKVSGGGRILEQLDGKLAQVVYAEALGIDPSQVTAATVAKFPLGYRFRGRPFPVSVLRIRNDGTFRLASSVQHGEQLSILEPNDLVGSTHRAIDEAIDALTARGCKAEALLLFHCIARYIEARHEGKVDALADALCQGPTCGLNTYGEQFETLHMNHSLTGVIFG from the coding sequence GTGAGCGATCAACAACCAAAGGCCAGCGTGAAGGTGGCCGCCAACGCCATCGAGGATACGGCGCGTGCCGTCACCGCACTTCTCGACGAACTCGACGCCGAGCACGCCAAGTTGACGATGGTATTTTATGGGGGCGACCATGACGACAAGGTCATCGCTCGCGCCCTCGACTCGACCACCGGCGCACGCGGCGTGGCCGGGACGACGGCCGGGGAGCTGAGCTGCAAAGGGTTTTCGCACAACTCGATGACCGGGATGAGTTTTCACGGAGACGGCGTGCGCGCCGCCGTCGAGATCGTTCCCAAGCTTCGCCAGCTCTCGCTGGTCCCCATCGTCCATCTTCCCGGCAAACTCGCCCGCGGCATCGGCCGCTCCAAGAGTGAGCTCGACCCGGAGCGCCATCTGTGGCTCTTCATGGTCGACGGTCATTCGGGCAAAGAGGGGCTGCTGACGCCCTTTTTCATGCAGGCCGCCCCCAGGCTGGGGCTGGTGGGTGCATCGCTGGGAGACGGTGAGGATTTTCGTCACGCGCGCGTCGCCCACCACGGGCGTGTCTACCGCGACGCCGCCGCCGCGATTCTGCTCGAGTACGACAGCCCCTTCGAGACCTTCAAGCACACCCACATGGAGCTGACCGACCGGCACGTCGAGGTGACCAAAGTCTCCGGCGGCGGCCGCATCCTCGAGCAACTCGACGGCAAGCTCGCTCAAGTCGTCTACGCAGAAGCCCTGGGGATCGACCCCTCTCAGGTCACTGCAGCGACGGTGGCGAAATTCCCGCTCGGCTATCGCTTTCGCGGCCGCCCCTTTCCGGTCTCCGTCCTGCGCATCCGCAACGACGGCACCTTCCGGCTCGCAAGCTCGGTTCAGCACGGTGAGCAGCTCAGTATCCTCGAGCCCAACGACCTGGTCGGCAGCACGCACCGGGCGATCGACGAGGCCATCGACGCGCTCACCGCACGCGGGTGCAAGGCCGAGGCGCTGCTCTTGTTTCACTGCATCGCGCGCTACATCGAGGCGCGCCACGAAGGCAAAGTCGACGCGCTGGCCGACGCGTTGTGCCAGGGGCCGACCTGCGGGCTCAACACCTACGGCGAGCAGTTCGAGACACTGCACATGAACCACTCGCTGACCGGCGTCATCTTCGGGTAG
- a CDS encoding CAP domain-containing protein, whose product MSMNRRLLAALALSTALPFGAWACGSSEAPALQAQPEVEERTLALGLPRDGYPSYSERVVLYLTNRARTEPTAFNPDEPYDPTPPLAFDLNLSKAARFHAQHIIDQNCWCEDHSSCCDMEAAGDEGGQCAGPSGACGATTSSERVGYWSSVYSGENAAKGYPSGQGAVDGWIHSSGHWANINNGGHTLLGPGNYETGWVQDFGAGGGSRPVAADGIHFQNQTNHTFGITYYQPGTGGPQTILAIVDGECHELDLAYGEPEHGAFETSLGLEAGCHRYYFHVTDGDGNEHVYPSQGSFGVAVGATDNCPFYAQNRPADTCSPSGQSCETGHTRPCYTGPWGTEGVGVCEAGVERCIGAQWTGECRLEELPEEAEVCDNGLDDDCNGEVDDGCGGAPDVGGVDAGPTGGAGSSSGGCTSVDARPSPSRVCWALLVGLGSLLAYRRRSSRPAA is encoded by the coding sequence ATGTCGATGAACCGTCGCCTTCTTGCCGCCCTCGCCCTCTCGACCGCCCTCCCCTTCGGCGCGTGGGCCTGTGGAAGCAGTGAAGCGCCTGCATTGCAGGCCCAACCTGAGGTCGAGGAGCGCACGCTCGCGCTCGGCCTGCCGCGCGACGGTTACCCGAGCTACTCGGAGCGGGTGGTCCTCTACCTGACCAATCGCGCTCGCACCGAGCCGACCGCCTTCAACCCCGACGAGCCCTACGACCCGACGCCGCCGCTCGCCTTCGACCTGAACCTGTCGAAGGCGGCGCGGTTTCACGCCCAGCACATCATCGATCAAAATTGCTGGTGCGAGGACCACTCCTCGTGCTGCGACATGGAGGCGGCGGGCGACGAAGGCGGCCAGTGCGCCGGCCCCTCGGGCGCGTGCGGGGCGACCACCTCGTCGGAGCGCGTCGGCTACTGGAGCAGCGTTTACAGCGGCGAGAACGCCGCCAAGGGGTATCCGAGCGGCCAGGGCGCCGTCGACGGGTGGATCCATTCGTCGGGGCACTGGGCCAATATCAACAACGGCGGGCACACCCTGCTCGGCCCCGGCAATTACGAGACGGGCTGGGTGCAGGACTTCGGCGCAGGCGGCGGAAGCCGTCCCGTCGCCGCCGACGGCATTCACTTCCAGAACCAGACCAACCACACCTTCGGCATCACCTACTACCAGCCGGGCACCGGCGGGCCGCAGACGATCTTGGCGATCGTCGACGGCGAGTGCCACGAGCTCGACCTGGCCTACGGCGAGCCCGAGCACGGCGCCTTCGAGACCAGCCTGGGGCTCGAGGCCGGCTGTCATCGCTACTACTTCCACGTCACCGACGGCGACGGCAACGAGCACGTCTACCCCTCCCAGGGCAGCTTCGGGGTGGCCGTCGGCGCGACCGACAACTGCCCATTTTACGCGCAAAACCGCCCCGCCGACACCTGCTCGCCGAGCGGGCAGAGCTGCGAGACCGGCCACACCCGGCCCTGCTACACCGGCCCCTGGGGCACCGAAGGCGTCGGGGTGTGCGAAGCGGGCGTCGAGCGCTGCATCGGCGCGCAGTGGACCGGCGAGTGCCGCCTCGAAGAGCTCCCCGAAGAGGCCGAGGTCTGCGACAACGGCCTCGACGATGACTGCAACGGCGAAGTCGATGACGGCTGCGGCGGCGCGCCGGATGTTGGCGGCGTCGACGCCGGTCCCACCGGCGGCGCGGGTTCGTCCTCGGGCGGTTGTACGAGTGTAGACGCGCGCCCCTCCCCCTCCCGTGTCTGCTGGGCGCTTCTCGTCGGCCTCGGCAGCCTGCTCGCCTATCGTCGACGCTCGTCGCGGCCTGCAGCCTGA
- a CDS encoding uracil-DNA glycosylase family protein, protein MSSRLIEISEALQEAVASMEFAEPVTDVYHPLEYAKPLHDAYLETYGAKTPREVLLVGMNPGPWGMAQTGVPFGDVDFVGEWMGLEAPVGKPENEHPKRPIDGLDCPRNEVSGSRLWGWARERYGEASNFFERYFVHNYCPLLFLEESGRNRTPNKLKADERRELFEPCDEALRQLVDYFEPDYVIGVGAFATKRVKKALKSYEGEKPVIGRILHPSPASPKANRGWAEQAENELREVGVEL, encoded by the coding sequence GTGAGTTCACGTCTCATCGAAATTTCCGAAGCGCTCCAAGAGGCGGTCGCCTCGATGGAATTCGCCGAGCCGGTCACCGACGTCTATCACCCGCTCGAGTACGCCAAACCGCTGCACGACGCCTACCTCGAGACCTACGGCGCGAAGACGCCGCGCGAAGTTCTGCTCGTGGGCATGAACCCCGGCCCCTGGGGCATGGCGCAGACGGGCGTGCCCTTTGGCGACGTCGACTTCGTCGGCGAGTGGATGGGACTCGAGGCACCCGTCGGCAAGCCCGAAAACGAACACCCCAAGCGGCCTATCGACGGGCTCGACTGCCCGCGCAACGAGGTCAGCGGCTCGCGACTCTGGGGTTGGGCGCGCGAGCGCTATGGCGAGGCGAGTAACTTCTTCGAGCGCTACTTCGTGCACAACTACTGCCCCCTTCTCTTCTTGGAAGAGAGCGGCCGGAACCGCACGCCCAACAAGCTCAAGGCCGACGAGCGCCGCGAGTTGTTCGAGCCGTGCGACGAGGCGCTTCGCCAGCTCGTCGACTACTTCGAGCCCGACTACGTCATCGGCGTGGGCGCCTTCGCCACCAAGCGCGTCAAAAAAGCCCTGAAGAGCTACGAGGGCGAAAAACCCGTAATCGGACGCATCCTGCACCCGAGCCCGGCGAGCCCCAAGGCCAACCGCGGCTGGGCCGAGCAGGCCGAAAATGAACTCCGTGAAGTCGGAGTGGAGCTGTAA
- a CDS encoding Ig-like domain-containing protein translates to MSQSIRRLIRPNSLFLSLCAAALVLSGCQYSGSFEGKRCSQQSDCEGAAQCLEGYCVSIADAGFSDAPNTLVADVELSPESAELTPGEQIQLQASPLDGEGGVVANAELEWTSSDESVATVTAEGVVEALAPGKTIIVAAAGNSFDTATITVSEVDAASVVIAPQLLELEPGETGTLTATVLDENDEELTGRAVSWSSEAPTVAVVDASGQVTAISPGTATITATSGSAQATTTVSVSPAGIASVELTPSTVELTEGDTFTLAATVRDSNNAIVEGATLDWASADDAIASVDANGTVTAVASGSTSITASIDGVQASADVTVVPPSVSTIELSPQTASVEVDATLTLSARALADDGSELSWPTISYTSSDDTIATVDANGTVTAVAPGTVAITAEADGVEKSAAITVTPRQIASLSVSPATAGIEVGQTVDLGASAQDGSGTTITDALVTWSSSDPSIAIVDSTGLVLGVSTTTLTGPDTVTITATAANGTTATATVDVSPRSANTIDLQPQSASIEATQTLALDATVRANDGTILEGRTITYTSSDESTATVDANGVVTAVAAGGTATISATSGTATATADITVTERAVAAVEVSPQLDTVEEGNTTTLSATPLAIDGSALSGRTVTWSSDDATIASVDTQGVVTGQAPGYTLIRATVDAKTGLAAVQVTSSAAPNNAPSATAASLSTDEDTPLVLTLSGTDPDGDTLSYSLITLPKDGTLTGLDTATGDVTYVPDADFNGSDSFTFKVTDGAGASGSATVSLTVNAVNDAPVATDDADTTVEDTAVTVDVLANDSDVEGDTLSVAIDTQPSHGSVTVNGDETITYTPDADYVGADSFTYTVSDATLSDTATVAIDVTTANDAPTATNDAVTTDEDQSTTFNVVANDTDIDGDTLTVTATSTPTNGAVTINADGTLTYTPNADFNGSDSFTYDVSDGTSTATASVDVTINAVNDAPEAVSETATTDEDTLVNIDVLANDTDIDSLTLSVASIDLQPAYGTATIKGDDTIDYQPDADFNGTDAFAYTVSDGSGGTSSIWVQITVTAVNDAPVANASADQTVAQNDTVQLDGSASADVDGDALTYTWTITSEPGGPGVTLSDANAVSPTFVADKTGTYELQLTVDDGTTTHSDTVVITAQ, encoded by the coding sequence CCCAGTGCCTCGAGGGCTATTGTGTCTCGATCGCCGACGCCGGCTTTAGCGACGCGCCCAACACGCTCGTCGCCGACGTCGAGTTGAGCCCCGAGTCGGCCGAACTCACCCCCGGCGAGCAGATTCAGCTGCAGGCGAGCCCGCTCGACGGCGAAGGCGGCGTGGTCGCCAACGCCGAGCTCGAGTGGACCTCCAGCGACGAGAGCGTCGCCACGGTGACCGCTGAGGGCGTGGTCGAGGCGCTGGCCCCCGGCAAGACGATCATCGTCGCCGCGGCCGGCAATTCGTTCGACACGGCTACGATCACCGTCTCGGAGGTCGACGCCGCCTCGGTCGTCATCGCCCCACAGCTGCTCGAGCTGGAGCCCGGAGAGACCGGCACGCTGACGGCTACCGTGCTCGACGAGAACGACGAAGAGCTCACCGGACGCGCCGTGTCGTGGTCGAGCGAGGCGCCCACGGTTGCCGTGGTCGACGCGAGTGGCCAAGTCACCGCCATAAGCCCCGGAACAGCCACGATCACCGCCACGAGCGGCTCGGCGCAGGCGACCACGACGGTCAGCGTCAGCCCGGCCGGCATCGCCAGCGTCGAGTTGACGCCGAGCACCGTCGAGTTGACCGAAGGCGACACCTTCACACTCGCCGCGACCGTGCGTGATTCGAATAACGCGATCGTCGAAGGCGCGACCCTCGACTGGGCGAGCGCCGACGATGCGATCGCTTCAGTGGACGCCAACGGCACCGTCACCGCGGTGGCGAGCGGCTCGACCTCCATCACGGCCTCGATCGATGGCGTACAAGCCAGCGCCGACGTCACGGTGGTCCCCCCGTCGGTCTCCACCATCGAGCTCAGCCCCCAGACGGCGAGCGTGGAGGTCGACGCGACCCTCACACTCAGCGCACGAGCACTCGCCGACGATGGCAGTGAATTGAGCTGGCCGACGATCAGCTACACGAGCTCCGACGACACGATCGCCACGGTCGACGCCAACGGCACCGTCACCGCCGTCGCGCCGGGTACGGTGGCCATCACCGCCGAAGCCGACGGCGTCGAAAAGAGCGCCGCGATCACCGTCACCCCCCGACAAATCGCCTCGCTGAGCGTCTCGCCGGCCACCGCCGGCATCGAAGTGGGTCAGACCGTCGACCTCGGCGCCAGCGCCCAGGACGGCTCCGGCACCACGATCACCGACGCGCTCGTCACCTGGTCGAGCTCCGACCCGAGCATCGCCATCGTCGACAGCACCGGGCTCGTGCTCGGCGTGAGCACCACCACCCTGACCGGGCCCGACACAGTCACGATCACGGCGACCGCGGCCAACGGCACGACCGCGACCGCCACGGTCGACGTAAGCCCGCGCTCGGCCAACACGATCGACTTGCAGCCGCAGAGCGCCTCCATCGAAGCAACCCAGACCCTGGCGCTCGACGCCACGGTGCGCGCCAACGACGGCACGATCCTCGAGGGCCGCACGATCACCTACACCAGCTCCGACGAGTCCACTGCCACCGTCGACGCCAACGGCGTGGTCACCGCGGTGGCCGCCGGAGGAACGGCCACGATCTCGGCGACCAGCGGCACGGCGACCGCCACGGCCGATATCACTGTCACCGAACGTGCGGTGGCCGCCGTCGAAGTCAGCCCGCAGCTCGACACCGTCGAAGAGGGCAACACCACCACGTTGAGCGCTACGCCGCTGGCCATCGACGGCAGCGCCCTGTCGGGTCGCACGGTCACCTGGTCGAGCGACGACGCCACGATCGCATCGGTCGACACCCAGGGCGTGGTCACCGGCCAGGCGCCGGGCTACACGCTCATCCGCGCGACCGTCGACGCCAAGACAGGCCTCGCTGCCGTCCAAGTCACCTCGAGCGCGGCGCCCAACAACGCCCCGAGCGCCACGGCCGCCTCCCTGTCGACCGACGAAGATACCCCGCTGGTGCTCACGCTCAGCGGCACCGACCCCGACGGCGACACCCTGAGCTATTCGCTGATCACCCTGCCCAAAGATGGCACGTTGACCGGGCTGGACACCGCCACCGGCGACGTGACCTACGTGCCCGACGCTGACTTCAACGGGTCCGACAGCTTCACCTTCAAGGTCACCGACGGCGCCGGAGCCAGCGGCTCGGCGACCGTTTCGTTGACCGTCAACGCGGTCAACGACGCGCCGGTGGCGACCGACGACGCTGACACCACCGTCGAGGACACCGCGGTGACCGTCGACGTGCTCGCCAATGACTCCGACGTCGAGGGAGACACCCTCAGCGTCGCCATCGACACCCAGCCGAGCCACGGCTCGGTCACGGTCAACGGCGACGAGACGATCACCTACACCCCCGACGCCGACTATGTGGGAGCGGACAGCTTCACCTACACGGTCTCCGACGCGACCCTGAGCGACACGGCCACCGTCGCGATCGACGTGACCACGGCGAACGACGCCCCGACGGCCACGAACGACGCCGTCACGACCGACGAGGACCAGAGCACGACCTTCAACGTCGTCGCCAACGACACCGACATCGACGGCGACACGCTGACGGTGACGGCGACGAGCACGCCTACCAACGGCGCGGTGACGATCAACGCCGACGGCACGCTCACCTACACCCCCAACGCCGACTTCAACGGTAGCGACTCGTTCACCTACGACGTCAGCGACGGCACCAGCACGGCGACGGCGAGCGTCGACGTCACGATCAACGCGGTCAACGACGCCCCCGAGGCCGTCAGTGAAACGGCCACGACCGACGAGGACACGCTCGTCAATATCGACGTGCTCGCCAACGACACCGACATCGACAGCCTGACGCTGTCGGTCGCCTCCATCGACCTGCAGCCGGCCTACGGCACCGCGACCATCAAGGGTGACGACACCATCGACTATCAGCCCGACGCCGACTTCAACGGCACCGACGCCTTCGCCTACACGGTGAGCGACGGCAGCGGCGGGACGAGCTCGATCTGGGTGCAAATCACCGTCACGGCGGTCAACGACGCGCCGGTGGCCAACGCCAGCGCCGACCAGACGGTCGCCCAAAACGACACCGTCCAGCTCGACGGCTCGGCCAGCGCCGACGTCGACGGCGACGCGTTGACCTATACCTGGACCATCACCAGCGAACCCGGCGGCCCCGGCGTCACGCTCAGCGATGCCAACGCCGTGTCGCCGACCTTCGTGGCCGACAAGACCGGCACCTACGAGCTGCAGTTGACCGTCGACGACGGCACCACGACCCACTCGGACACCGTCGTCATCACCGCACAGTGA